CGCCGCCCGGCGAGACAGCAAAGGAGCCCCTGGCGCTGCCGCCAGCACCCCCAGCCCCACGGCCACCCGGCCCACATTCTGGCCACCGCTGAGTACCAGATACCCAATTACCGCTGCCCCAATGGGAAACAGCACCAGGGTCGCCAACAGCGATCGCCCCAACAGACCCGGCTGCTGCCACAGGGTTGTCAGGCTACTGGGCGCAGTTTGCACCCCCAGGGTGAGCATCAAAATGAAGATCGTCAGGGCAGTCAGAGTGGTGGCGACCCGGCTGTTGAGTGTAAACACCTCTGCCATTTGCACGCCTCCCAGGGCCAGGGGAATAAAGGCCGCCAGCCCCAAAAACAGCAGCACCGTGGCCACCACTAACCCCTGGGACCAGGTGGGGCCGTACTTGTAGTCGCTCGATTCAATGCTCTTAAGGGTGGTCCAGTGGTTGACGATCGCCATCACCAGCGTAAACAGCCCCAGGGTCATCAAACTCAGACCCAGCACCCGCTCCTCCGTCAGCCGGTTCAGCGTCAGTGCCGCTTCCGTGCGCTCCAGGTAGGTGAATAGGCGATCGATGCCAAAGCCAAAGCTAATCATCGATAGGGCGGTGCGAATCCAGGCCATCAGAGTGCGTTCTTCGGCGGCGCGGGTGCGTTCTTTGGCCAGTTCCGTCCGCAATTCGGCCAGGTCGGTACGCTCTATGGAAAGCCCGGTGCGCTGTTCTGCCATTGTCGTGCGGTTTTCGGCCATGGCCGTGCGCTGTTCTGCCATCTCGGTGCGCTGCATGGCCAGCTCATTATTGTTCGGCAGGGAGTCGGGGGGGTGGGGTTCGGGGGTAGACATGGGGGTGGATGGGTGAAGGGGTGGATGAGCTGTAGGGGCAGACCTGTGTGTCTGCCCCCTTAGGTGATCAAGGGGCTGATCAGCACGCCGAGGAAGGCGATCGCCCCTAGCCCGGTAAGAATGTACGCCACCACCAGGGAGGGGGATTGGCGAGATTGGTAAACCAGGTCGTTGCGCTGGATGCGTTTGAGCTGGCGCTGGTGATCGAGGGCGGCGAACAGCATGGCAAAGGTGCCTAGGGCCACAAAGGATAGGCCCAAAATGCGCGACAGCCGCAGCGGGTTAACGGCATCGCCCAGGGCTTGGTAGATGGCGGCCACAATGCGCTCAATCCCAAAGCCAAAACCAATCAGCGCCAGGGACGTGCGAATCCAGGCCATTAGGGTGCGTTCTTCGGCGGCGCGGTTGCGTTCTTTGGCGAGTTCGGTGGCGGGGTTGGGTTGGGTCATGGGGTGGATGGGTGATGGGTGGTAGGGGCAGACCCATGTGTCTGCCCTCGGGGTATGGGGAAAATGGGGTTTCGGGTTTTGGGTAGAGAGAAAAGGGGCTATTTTTAGAGTGAATGGGGGTATAACTGTGTCATCTAATCACCTGTAAGTGAAATGACGGATTCGATGCCTCAAAAATCGATTAATACGACTAATGAATTGGCAAAGGAGCGCAATCGGGCGGCGGCGGAACGTACCATCAATTCCTGGTTGGGAATTTGCCTGAGCTTGATCGGTTTTGGGGTTGCCTTTGACCAAATTTTTCGAAGTTTGCGGCGGCGATTTCCTAATCTGGAACCGGCTATAACTAAGGAGACGGCTACGCTGATTGGGATGGGATTTGTGGGGTTGGGGCTGGTGTTGTTGGGCATTGCCTTAATTCAACATCGGTTAGCCGTAAAAAGTATTGAGCGGCCCGATTATTTAATGCTGTCGGTGGGGGCCTTGAACCGGGTGGTGGTGGTCGGCATTGTGCTCTTGGGGCTGGCTGGTCTGGTGACCACGTTGTTTTTGATCTAAAGGTGCTCGATGCAGGCTGATTGTCGGGAAAGCCCATACTCTCTAGTGGTGGGCAGTGCCCACCCTACAACTGGATCATGGCAGCACCTCATGGTTATAGTTTTAGCCCCAGCCAAAGGAAGGCCAGGGTGCCTACGACCAGCACCGCCAGGCCGGTGGTGCCACCTAAGGTTGGACGGGGGGTATAGCGATATACCGGTGCCCGCAGCCGTTGCAGTTCTCCCTGGTAGTCGCGGATGGCGAGCGCCAGGGTGATAACGCCCAGGCCCACCAGCAGCAGGCTGAGGCCGTAGGCCCAGAGGTCGA
Above is a genomic segment from Nodosilinea sp. E11 containing:
- a CDS encoding YidH family protein yields the protein MTQPNPATELAKERNRAAEERTLMAWIRTSLALIGFGFGIERIVAAIYQALGDAVNPLRLSRILGLSFVALGTFAMLFAALDHQRQLKRIQRNDLVYQSRQSPSLVVAYILTGLGAIAFLGVLISPLIT
- a CDS encoding YidH family protein translates to MPDFNPQDELARDRNHLAADRSLLSFVRSSLTLIGIGVGIDQVVSAIAPVGRFIDLWAYGLSLLLVGLGVITLALAIRDYQGELQRLRAPVYRYTPRPTLGGTTGLAVLVVGTLAFLWLGLKL
- a CDS encoding DUF202 domain-containing protein → MSTPEPHPPDSLPNNNELAMQRTEMAEQRTAMAENRTTMAEQRTGLSIERTDLAELRTELAKERTRAAEERTLMAWIRTALSMISFGFGIDRLFTYLERTEAALTLNRLTEERVLGLSLMTLGLFTLVMAIVNHWTTLKSIESSDYKYGPTWSQGLVVATVLLFLGLAAFIPLALGGVQMAEVFTLNSRVATTLTALTIFILMLTLGVQTAPSSLTTLWQQPGLLGRSLLATLVLFPIGAAVIGYLVLSGGQNVGRVAVGLGVLAAAPGAPLLSRRAAMAGSNPDVAISLQVTLALLAIVTTPLTLLVLSFLFAPIDASTDYLAIAKQVFLAQVLPLGLGLAIRRFSGEQAANIGQLLSTVASTLFAVLLVFALGISVVVLPTIAWRGLVAIPLIVVFGLACGHSLGGPEMGARSAIATGTIARNAGMALFLLAANGAGNAIPTVIAYVVIGALTALPYNIWAKRQTQPVENPA
- a CDS encoding YidH family protein; this translates as MPQKSINTTNELAKERNRAAAERTINSWLGICLSLIGFGVAFDQIFRSLRRRFPNLEPAITKETATLIGMGFVGLGLVLLGIALIQHRLAVKSIERPDYLMLSVGALNRVVVVGIVLLGLAGLVTTLFLI